One genomic region from Spirosoma sp. KCTC 42546 encodes:
- a CDS encoding ethanolamine ammonia-lyase subunit EutB: protein MAYQCTVGSFTYRFADLKELLARASPLRSGDVLAGLAAESYEERVAAQMALADVPLVTFLTETVIPYETDDVTRLIIDTHDNVAFAPISHFTVGDLRDWLLSDEADTGMLQQVSSGLTPEMVSAVSKLMRNQDLIVVAKKCETVTRFRNTQGLQGHLSVRLQPNHPTDDAKGIAASIIDGLLYGSGDAMIGINPATDSPAATSRLLYMIDEIRERFSIPTQSCVLSHITTTLQLIEQQVPVDLVFQSIAGTEKANASFGVSLSLLQEAYEAGLSLKRGTIGNNIMYFETGQGSALSSGAHHNVDQQTCEVRAYAVARQYNPFLVNSVVGFIGPEYLFDGKQIIRAGLEDHFCGKLMGLPMGMDICYTNHAQADQDDMDTLLTLLGVAGINFIMGIPGADDIMLNYQSTSFHDALYIRRILGLRPAPEFENWLLRQGIMDSLGNRLSSGAQKQFYTALVS, encoded by the coding sequence ATGGCCTATCAATGCACTGTTGGCAGCTTTACCTATCGATTCGCAGACCTGAAAGAACTTCTGGCCAGGGCGAGTCCACTGCGTTCTGGCGATGTACTGGCGGGCTTAGCCGCCGAGAGCTATGAAGAACGGGTAGCCGCTCAAATGGCTCTGGCCGATGTGCCGCTGGTCACTTTTCTGACTGAAACGGTGATTCCGTATGAAACGGATGATGTTACACGACTAATTATTGATACCCACGACAACGTTGCGTTTGCACCAATCAGCCACTTTACAGTGGGTGACCTACGCGATTGGCTACTAAGCGATGAGGCCGATACAGGTATGCTTCAGCAGGTTTCTTCGGGTCTAACGCCAGAAATGGTGTCGGCCGTCTCAAAACTGATGCGAAATCAGGACCTGATTGTAGTGGCAAAGAAATGCGAAACAGTTACTCGATTCAGAAATACGCAGGGATTACAGGGCCACCTGTCGGTTCGATTGCAGCCCAATCACCCAACGGATGATGCAAAAGGCATAGCGGCCAGTATTATTGATGGACTGCTCTACGGGAGTGGTGACGCCATGATTGGCATTAATCCGGCAACGGATAGCCCGGCGGCTACATCGCGCTTGCTGTATATGATTGATGAAATACGGGAGCGATTTTCCATACCCACCCAGAGTTGTGTATTAAGTCATATTACCACCACGCTTCAACTTATTGAACAGCAGGTACCTGTCGATCTTGTTTTTCAATCTATTGCTGGTACGGAGAAAGCAAATGCCAGTTTTGGCGTTAGTCTTTCGCTGTTGCAGGAAGCCTATGAAGCGGGTTTATCTTTAAAACGGGGTACAATTGGCAACAACATTATGTACTTTGAAACAGGACAAGGCAGTGCGTTATCCTCTGGAGCGCATCATAACGTCGATCAGCAAACCTGCGAAGTGCGGGCGTATGCCGTTGCGCGGCAGTACAACCCGTTTCTGGTCAATTCAGTTGTGGGCTTCATTGGTCCTGAATACCTGTTTGATGGAAAGCAGATTATACGGGCCGGGCTTGAAGATCATTTCTGCGGCAAACTGATGGGCTTGCCAATGGGTATGGATATTTGCTACACCAATCATGCCCAGGCTGACCAGGACGACATGGATACACTGCTGACGCTTTTAGGTGTAGCCGGGATCAACTTTATCATGGGAATTCCCGGTGCCGATGACATTATGCTGAATTACCAGTCGACGTCTTTTCACGATGCACTTTATATCCGGCGGATACTTGGCCTGCGACCAGCTCCCGAGTTTGAAAACTGGCTACTCCGGCAGGGCATTATGGACTCGTTGGGAAACAGACTATCGAGTGGAGCACAAAAACAATTTTATACGGCCTTAGTGAGCTAA
- the eutC gene encoding ethanolamine ammonia-lyase subunit EutC: protein MNELKKTGIEADDWEFLKAYTTARIALGKTGVSIPLKESLQFKMAHAHAKDAVYSSLDMAALQADLSSAGLPIYTVHSQAENRDIYLQRPDLGRLLSADSAEQLQQLNSPSADISIIIADGLSATAIMENAVPVVRLLVEKAQQAGYALAPILLVDQGRVAITDAIGGILNPRLAIMLIGERPGLSSFDSMGAYITYGPQPGLTDERRNCISNIRQQGLSPAFAVDKLMYLIQSAFRLQITGVALKDNGDPEQDRILLNS, encoded by the coding sequence ATGAACGAACTGAAAAAAACAGGTATTGAAGCCGATGACTGGGAATTCCTGAAAGCATATACAACTGCTCGGATTGCGCTTGGCAAAACGGGGGTTTCTATCCCGCTAAAGGAATCGCTACAGTTTAAAATGGCTCATGCGCATGCCAAAGATGCCGTTTACTCCAGTTTAGATATGGCCGCTTTACAGGCTGATTTATCCAGTGCGGGTCTTCCTATTTATACGGTTCATAGTCAGGCGGAGAACCGGGATATCTATCTACAACGCCCCGATCTGGGTCGTCTATTAAGCGCCGATTCTGCCGAACAACTGCAACAACTTAACAGCCCTTCTGCCGATATTAGTATTATCATCGCTGATGGTCTTTCAGCGACAGCCATTATGGAAAATGCGGTGCCTGTCGTGCGTTTATTGGTTGAAAAAGCACAGCAAGCAGGTTATGCGTTGGCTCCAATCCTACTCGTAGACCAAGGTCGTGTGGCCATTACAGATGCAATTGGCGGAATTCTAAACCCTCGCTTGGCTATCATGTTGATTGGTGAACGGCCTGGCCTTAGCTCCTTTGACAGCATGGGTGCATACATTACCTATGGTCCCCAACCCGGCCTGACGGATGAACGGCGGAACTGTATTTCAAATATTCGCCAGCAGGGGCTGTCGCCCGCTTTTGCCGTGGACAAACTCATGTACCTCATCCAGTCGGCGTTTCGCTTACAAATTACGGGTGTTGCCTTGAAAGATAATGGCGACCCAGAACAGGATAGAATCCTATTGAATAGTTAG